The Sulfurospirillum diekertiae genomic sequence ACTATCCATCAATCCCTTCATAAAGAGGGCAAAGGGGTTATTCCCTATGTTCAGCCAATTTTTAATACCCGTACTTTACAGTTAGATAAGTATGAATGTTTGATGCGAATTAAAGATGTGAACGAAATCATCTTGCCGTTTAAATTTATTGAAATAGCTCAGAAAACAGGTCTTTATTGCGACCTTAGTCGATTGATGATGAGTAAAGTATTGGACTTTTTTTCAGAGCGGGAAGAAGCATTTAATATTAACCTCAGTTTTGAAGATGTTAATGAATATATGACGAAAGATTTTTTAGAAAAGCGATTAAGTACATTTACTAGACCAAGCCGCATTACCTTTGAAATTTTAGAATCTCAATCCTTTGATAATACAAAAGCACTTGAAGAATTTATTGTGATGGTGAGATCGTATGGGTGTCAGATCGCAATTGATGATTTTGGAACAGGATTTTCCAATTTCGATCATATTTTATCTTTATCTCCCAATAGTTTAAAAATAGATGGTTCATTGATTAAAGATATTGACCATAATACGATGCACTATGATATTGTTGAAAACATTCACCACTTAGCGCATAAATTGGGCATTGCGACAGTCGCTGAATATGTCCATTCCAAAGCTGTTTTACAGAAAGTTCAAGCCATTGGTATAGATTACGCGCAAGGGTTTTATTTGGGGATACCACAAGAAATAGGAACCATTACATGTAAAACTTCTAATAGTAATTGAAAATTGATATGAAAGGTTATTGAATGTTAAAAACACTAAAATCAAAAACACTTTTTACATTGTTTATCTCCATTGGAGGAACATTTATTCTTTTGTTTTTTTTTATATCAAATGATTATGAAAAGCTTGCAAAAAGCCAGTTTAAGGCATCTTCAACGATGCTATCATCTTCTATCTTCCAAACAATTAAAGGAAGTATGAGCTCTGGAGATCCACAATTGATCGCTAGCACAATTCAAGAGGCTTCCACTATAGCTGGTGTGACGTAGCTTAAAGTCTATAAGAGTCCATCGGTTAAAGAGCTTTTTGCAAGCCCAAAGGATGAGCCGATTCCTCCAAAATTAGAGCCTCTTTTGGAACAACAAACAGAGATTTTTGAAGAATTTAACGAGAAAAATCAAGAGTATATTCGTATTGCACTGCCTTTAAAAGCGGAAATATCTTGTTTACGTTGCCATGTAAATGTCAAAGAAGGTGATGTATTGGGTGTGAGTGAGTTGATTATCTCAACACAAACATCCAAGGAAAATATTACCTATGCCAAAATGCGTATAGTTTTTTTTATGGCTTTAGCCGTAGCGCTTATTTTAGTAATCTTTTTACTATTTTTTAAAAAAGAGATTTTTGGTGTTATTGAAAAGCTTCGCATAATGGTTTATAACGTAGCCAAAGGTGATCGTGATTTGACAAGGCGCCTTGAAATAAAGCAGTATGATGAACTTGGCACGGTCTCCTCTCTTATTAATGAGTTCTTATCCAAAATCCAAGAGACACTACATGCTGTTAAAAAAAGCTCTTCTTTGAATTTAGAATCTGCAGAAGAACTCACCCAAATTGCTACATCACTTGTTGGAAAGATTGCCTCACAAATAGAAGCAATTGCGCATGTACATAGCTCTATTATGGCAATACGTACGGAAACCAGTGAGTCTTATGCTCTCTCGAAAACCAGCTCTTTGACCCTCCAAGAGGCGAGGGTGTCTTTAAATAAGTTATTTTTAGAGCTTGAGACCTCTGTTGGAAACATTCAAAAGGATAGTCAACATGAAAGAGAACTAGCCCTCAAAACCTCAAACCTTACCGCACATGCGAAACAGATCAAAATTGTTTTAGAAGCGATTGAAGATATTGCATCGCAAACAAATCTCTTATCTTTAAATGCCGCCATCGAAGCGGCTCGTGCAGGAGAGCATGGACATGGCTTTGCTGTGGTTGCGGATGAAGTGCGAAAGTTGGCTGAAAAAACTCAGACAAGCCTTGAAGAGATTAGCTCTGTGGTGCATGCAATAACTTCAGGAATTTTAGAGATTAGTAGTGAAATTCAAAAAAGTTCTGAAAATGCAATTACGATTTCATCCAATTCCCAAGCGTTGATTACTGAAGCTCGCAAGTCCGATGAAAAGCTCTCTTTTGCAGTTCAGAATGCAGAAAAAACTATGCATAAGAGTAGCCAAGCGATGCATCATATAGAAAGTTTGGTAGAAATAGCCCATACAATGGTAGATGTTGCTGAAGAGACCAAAGAAACTTCACTGATGTTTCAGTCTATTTCTCGTGAACAAGCTCAAAAAAGTGACCATCTAAAAATGACGCTCCAATCTTTTCGTACACAAAATGGTCACTAATATTATTGATTATATAATTTGCCCAATAGGTTTCAAGTATCAGATGAAGTGCAGAATCATGGAAAGATTTTTAAGTTGGAGATCGTATTTTAGTCTTGAATTGAATTGAATAGTGTCTAAAACTGCACTTCATTTGACAGTCAAAGTGTGATGATAAGATAAAAATTACTATGGATTAACCTTTTATATACATTAAATCAACACAATTTACATTTTATTGTAAATTAAATATTTTTTATGTTAATATAAGATTATGAAAACAAAAGAACAACTATTCAACTATATTAGAAACCATACACAATGGCATATTGAAGACAAAGAATTGCATATAGCAATACCTCTGTATATTAAGTCAGCCTATGAACTTTACAATACAAGTATTGATGGTTTTGGTGTTCTCTTCGCAAAAGTCAAAGAGAACAGTTTTGATGTACGAATGCATTATAATGCGGTAAAAAAACTAGAAACACTGTGTCCGTGCCGTGTGGTTTTAGTATTTGAAAAACTCAAGCCAACGGTACAAAAAAGCCTTATGTCAAAACAAGTACCTTTTATTGTTGTAGATAGTCAAATTTTTATGCCATTTGCATTTACGCAAGTTCAGACACCTTCTGTTTCACCCGCAAAGCAGTATCAAAAACTATCCCCCAATGCAGATCTTATTTTGATTGGCTATTTAGATGAACAGATTCAAAATGGCATGATGATCAAAGAGGTCGCTTGTTTGATTCAAACAGAGCTTAGAGCCACATCCATTGGATTAGATATCCTAGCGTCTTTGGGTTATCTTCATATTGAAAAAGAAGGTGTGAGTAAGAAGGTGTATTTTATATCACGCGCTGAAGTGTATGAAAAACTTGAAAAAGAAGCGGTATCTCCATTGAAGTATGTGGTATACAGCAAAGTGCTACCACATTTAGAAATTTTCTTTAGTGGATACTCTGCACTAGCACATTATTCATCTTTGATGGACGACTCTTTGAAGACGATTGCAGTTGCTCCTTTACCTAATAAGTCTACTCAATTAGACGAGATAGCGTGTGATAGGGATGATGCACAGTATATGATAGAAGTTTGGGATAGAAATCCAGCAATTTTTTCCAAAAATCAAGCGATACACCCGTTATATTTACTAAGATATTTTAGACACAATGAAGATGAACGCACCCAAGAAGCACTCAAAAATATCAAAGCCATATACAAAGGAAATTTATGAAGCAAACCGATTATGCAGGCTTAAGTCATTTAAGAGATTATCTCCAAGACTTTGAAGATGATTATGTTGTCATTGGAGGATTCGCTACTTTAATGCTTTTAGATCGTGAGCTCGAAGGGCATGGTAAAGCAACATTTGACATTGATTTAGTACTCCTGACCTCTAAAAATATTCATATCACGCAAAAGATCAAAGAATACATCAAAGAAGGTTTATACGAAATTCAAAAAGGTGCGCGAGACCAGTACATCTATTATCGTTTTATCAAGCCAAAAATTGAAGGATTTGCAAAGGAGATAGAGCTTTTTGCCTCTAATGAAAATGATTTAGAATTGGATGCAGATCAAAGAATAATTCCAATAGACCCAGAAGAAGGGCTGTATTCGCTTTCTGCCATCATGCTTGATCCTGAATATTTTGAGATGATAAAACAAAATGTTGAGAAAAGTACAATTGCTCCATGCACCAATACACAAGCAACGATTATGCTTAAGATGTCTGCATTTAGAGATTTAAAAGAGAGAGAAGATGATAAGTATAAAAAACATCGTCGTGATATCTTTAAACTTTCTCTATTGCTAACAGGTGAAGAAAAGATTTCACTGACAGGGAAGATGAAAGAAGATTTTAATGCGTTTATCGAACATGTAGAAACAAAAATCGATGCAAAAGCATTCAAATCTATCACAGATCCATTAATGATCGATAAAGTAGAGCTCTTAACAACACTGAAAAAAGTATATACAAACGACTAAAAAGGCATTAAATGAAACTCACCGATCATGTAAATCTTATATGCACACTTATCGAAGAAGCATTTGATAAACAATTGTTAAGTCTTGGCATTGGAGTGAATAAAGAACTAAAGCTAGATGAAATTTCTAAAGACTTACATGTTGTCAGACGAAGTAAAAAAATAGGCATATATTTTTTAAACTTCGTCCATCATTGAGAGAATGAACAAAATTAAATATCGCACAAGTTATTAATAATGGAAGCAAGATGGTCACCTAAAGTGTCACCAAAAATAAGCAAATTAGTGGGTATTGGCGTTATTTGTCAGTGCTAAAATCCCCATAAATACGATATTGTCAATTTTCGAGCTTTCCTCATAAGCCGGAGGTCGAGGGTTCGAGTCCCTCTCTTGACACCACTCCTAAAACTTCGAAAAATCCCTTAAAATAGAGCTTTATAGTATTTTATTTAACATCATTAATAGCGGTTTTCTTTTGCTCTATACTGTCATAATGACAAGTTTTTGACAAGATTTAGGCACAAAGTTAGACACATTGTGCCTAAATCTTTAAACTCTTATTACACTTCATTTATTTGTGTATATCTTTTTTCTTTCCACTTGTCTCATCCATAATTGCAATATAAAATGCAATAGTCTTTACAAGGGCAATTTTAGCGATAAGAAACAAGCCAAAAATCAAAAAACTCACCTTGAGTAATACCCAAATAGCGATAAGAGGTTTTTCTATGAAAAATCAATGTACTATATATAAACATAATAGTATAGGTTACTACGCAATTAGGGCAGAAAATGACATCGGGCTTTTTAAGTGGTATGTTTTTAAAATACATTCCTATTTCTACACTTAGTTTAATGAAGCTTTGACTGACAAAAAAGCCTTGCTCTTAGGTGAAGTGCAGAATTATGTAGAGGTATTTAAATTGAAGCTTGCATTCTAACTTTCAATTCAATTGTAAGGTGACTAAAACTGCACTTCGTTTGACAAATGGTGCTTCTTTGCAGCAAAGCACCCTAAAAGATGAATCGAATCATGCTCATTCATCCTTCTTTAATCCCTCCACCTGGATGAGCAGTGATTTTATGAGCTTACTTTTACTGCTTTTTCTTTTTGATATTGCATTCCGGTTGTTAGAAAAGGCTTTAGATGCTATTCGTCTAAGATTAAAAGCGAAGCGTCATCTTATAAACGATGAAGCAGTATTAAAAGAGCAAGCAGAAGAGGTAAGAAAGGATCACCAATGAATCAAACAAGTCACTATTCGCAGGCACTCATTGCGCTACTTGCCATGATACTGCTGTTAATGATTCCTCTGTACTTCTCCAACAAGAGCTTTACGCTTTCCATGCTCGTTAGAGTCTTTGGGTATGGCTTGGTCATGTTGATCTTTTTTGTGATGCTCTATGAAGCATTGATGCACTAAGGAGAAAAGATGAAGTATTCATATCCTTTATCATTACTCCTAGGAGCTTATCTGCTGTATCAGCCAGATAGTCAGAAAGAGCGTCTGCTCTTTCTTGTATTCCTGCTCCTCCTCAGTGCTGTTGGCTTTATGGTGGCGTATTGCGATGCGCCTGCTTTTAAGGCATGGCTTGATCGTGTTTTTTAAGGATAGCAGATGGATATTGTAGTCATACACACTAAGAGTCTTCGCATTATGCGACAGGAGTATCGTTTACCACTGCGAATGCTTTTTTTAAAGCATTACGTCTGTATGTTCAAAGGAATCGAGATGAAAGAGACAGATAAACACACGTTTTTTAAAAAGAATTCAAAATTAGATGAAAGCACCTTAAGTCCTAAAGCCAAAGCGCTTTTAGAGGAGCTCTCCGTTGAGCTTAAACTCCCCAAAGAGGTGGTTGCAGAACTTGCTCGTACTATGTACCGTCTTTACAAGGATAAAGTATGAAAAGACTCATAGTGACACTCAGCCTTGATGAAAAACGAGCAGTTACCCATCAAGCAAAAACCTTGGGTCTTAGCAGAAGCACCTTGATGCTAAAAGCCCTAACGCATTATCTCAAAAATCATGCTAGAACAAGAGCATTGCGTAAACAATCTATAAAAAGGAGAAAATCATGGAAATCGTAACATGGGAATCACTGTTCAAACTCACCTTAGCCACAGCTCTGGCTATTTGGGTCTATAGACTCAGTCAAGATACCAAAAGTGCCACAGAAAAAAGCTTTGAGGTGATGGAAGTGTGTGGGCAGAACTATCTTTGTGTGCATAAGGAAGAGAAGCAGTTAAGCACACGACTTCTTAGCTTACTGAATAAGGTCGAAGCAGGATCCTTGGGTGTGATGTTAAAAGAAAAGGAACCCATAATTGTTCTCTTTCCGGTAGAGGAGTTTTTAAGACTTAAGGCGATTGAAGAGCATTTAGAGGATAGGGAGATTGCAAGAATTATTGAGGAGCGTATTAAGAACAGAGATAAAGGAGATCCTCATCCTATGGTGGACTTTGAGAAGTTTAGGGAGAGGATCTATGGTGATGCAACAATCAAAGATATCTGAGGAAATATTTCTTTCCTTAGGTGTTATTTTAAAGATTCAATGAAAAAGGAGATGGTATGTTTGAAATACTCCCTTGCTTACCTATGGTTATTTCCATTATGGTGGCTTTTACACTCTATCTGTTTTTACTTAACCCTATCAATAGACGCTATGAAGCAGCGCTGAATCATCTGCTGGCAAAAGAGATTGCCAGGAAGCTTTATCAAGAGATGCATCCAGGTTTTAGTTATACAACGTATCATGAAGATGATGATAAACGCAAAGCTATTTTAAACAGTGCGGTTGAAGAGTTTAGGAAGTTGATGACAAAAGATGTTTGAAATTTACTGTTGATTAACAAAGAGTTTGATAACCATTTAATCTATTTGTCTATACTTTCATTACCAAGACAAAAACTTCCTTTTTGTGAATAATCTAACACTTTTTTATAACCAACGCTCGAATTGCCCGGTTCGAGCGTTTTTTTACTTTGAAAATCTCAATGAATACTTTATTTTACTCAGACTCTCACTCAATAGATATGGTATATAACCCAAAAATAGTTGATAAATAAATCATATTTAACTATAATATAACAGTTAAATAACGCTATTAAAAGGTTATATATGATTATTTCTGTTATCAATAAAAAAGGTGGTGTCGGTAAAACACCTATCTCATTTTCCCTAGCGAAAGATCTTGGTTATTACTTACAGTCTAATGATAATTCAGTGATTGAATCCATTTATCCTGATATGGCAAAAATATCATCAAGTCCAGAGATCATTGATAACTGCGTATATGATTTTGGAGGATTTGTTTCATCAGGTGTCCTTCCTATTCTAAAAGCAAGCTCCGCTATTTTAATTCCAACATCCAATGATTATAACTCAATCCTTCGTACTGTAGAAACCATTGAAGAGATTCAACCTTTAAATGAGAATCTTTTTATTCTTGTTACAAAGACAGAAAAAGAGAGTGATTTTGAGACAGTAAAAAATGCGATTAGTCAGCATTTTGATAATTTGGAGTTTTTTGAACTTCGACTTTCTAAAGCCTTTAAAAATACTATTGAAACAGGTCTTAGCTTAACAGAGCTTTATAACGAGACACCTCTTTCCAAATGTGCTTATAAAACAGTTTACCAACAATACAAATCTATTCTTGATCTCTTTAAAGGAGAATAGCATTATGGCAGAGAAAAAATCGATTGATTCAATTTTAGGAAAAGCAAAATCATCTGTCACATCAACTTTTGCAGAAAGTGAGCGTAAAAAAGGTGGACGACCTAAAAAGCCTGAGAGTGAACATGCCAAAGAAAATCGCTTCGCTACTTACTTTAGCCCAAGTGAACTAGCACTTGTAGAATCGGCTGCTAATAGCTATGGTATGACCGTTGGCAAGTTTATTAAAATGGCAGCACTTAGAATGGCAAAGATAGAAAAATAGTATTTTAGTAACGCTATTATACTGTTATAAAATTTTTATATATACTATAAATATTTTATAACTTTGAAGCAGTTTTCTAACAATTAAGTGACTAGCCCTGAATGTGTTATAATATAGCTAATCAATTTAAAGGAGGCAGGTATGAGTCGTGAAGATATTCTATCTTTTCTACAAACACATAAAGATGAACTTTATCAGAAATATTCTGTCACTAGAATTGGTTTGTTTGGTAGTTATGCAAAAGGCACAGCAACCAATGAGAGCGATGTGGATGTCATTGTTCAGCTTGATAAACCAAATCTTTTAACCCTCTCAGCGATTCGCCAAGAATTGCAAGAGAGCTTTAAAACACCTGTAGATGTCATTCGCCTTAGAGAGACAATGAACCCTTTTCTGAAACAGCAAATTACACAAGAAGCAATTTATGTCTAATATCTTAGTGTTAGAGACATTAAAACAAATTGCAAATGCAGCAGAGAGAATCTTACTACGCTTCTCGAAAGTTCCAAGTTTGGATTATTTTCTAAAAAATGATGAAGGACTTGAAAAACTAGATGCGTTTTGTATGCAGCTTATTGCCATTGGTGAGAGTTTAAAACATATTGATAAACTCACCAACAATTCACTTCTTAAAAATTATCCTGAGATTGATTGGAAGGCCGTCAAAGGGATGAGAGATATTATTACGCATCACTATTTTGATTTAGATGCAGAAGCAGTTTATGATGTTTGCCAAAATGATATCAAACCTCTTTTGGATGCCATTAATCGTATCCTCGAAGATGTAGAAAAATAGATTTATTTCAAGGCCAGCAGAAAATTATCTACTGACCACTTTTATCTGAACTGTGCTGAAGATGACATCAAATACCTCTCCGTTGTAGAGTTGAAAACTTTGTTCTCCCTCACAAGTTCTATTTTATCTTTTAAAAGTGCATCAATACCTTGCCCAGAACCTGGATTTTCAATACGCGAAAATGTATATCCATAAATTTTTTGAGAACTCTTTTGCAAATTTTAGCACAATAGTCTTCCCAAGCGTCGATGATGCTACATAAGAAAGTTATATACTATTTAATAAGAAAATTAGACGCATAAGTGTCTCGCCTATATTAAATAAAAAGGTTTACTAAAGAGTGGAGAAGACCCTCCAATGAGGGTCTTTGATTTAATTGTAGCTTCTGATGTAAAAGACTTTAGGTTTTGTGCCTTTTTCAGGGAGCAATACCGTTGGTTTATTTGCTTTCAATGTTGTTGCAATTTGACTTTTCTCATCATTGAGATCGCCAAATATACGTGCATCTGCTGGACAGGCTACGACACATGCAGGCGCAAGTCCTTGCGCGACTCTGTGGTTACAGAAGGTACACTTTTCAACCGCACCTTTACGCCTTACTGCTTCATAGCCACCAGCACCTCGTGCCGCATTAAAGTTAGGGAAGGGTGCTTTTGATTTATCGCTAAGCTCTTTTTTCGAGAACGTTCCACCTTTGACGATACTACTATCATCGGTTACATAATCCAAGAAAGCGTGCTCTTTATTGAAGAAGATAACACCATAAGGATCAGCCAACATACAGCTTTTACATCCGATGCAAAGGCTTGGATCATGCACCACAAATCCCTCTTCTGTTTTATGCATCGCCTGCGTTGGACAGACTCGCACACAGGGAGCATCTTCACAGTGGTTACAAAGAGTTGGCGTATGGGTATAAGTAACTTTTGGGAATACACCATACGTTTCGATTTTATGACTTGCCCAGTCAATACCATCTGGCGTATTGTTTTCACTTTTACATGCAAGATCACATGCACCGCATCCCACGCAACGATGTAGGTCAATAATCATTCCATATTTTTTTGCCATTGTTTATCCTTCACCTATATCTTTTCGATTTTTACACGAGTATGTCCACCATGTCGTGGGTTTGAGCCACTAAGGCGCTCCCAGTCATAACAATATAAATCGTTGTTATTACCACCACGAGGTTTTGATCCAAAGATTTCTGACCCTACGCGACCATATGCCCAGTGACCTTGTCCGTAACATTTAGCGACAGTTCCAGGACGGATACCTTCCCAGAGTTTGATCTCACTTTCAATGGTTCCAAACATGGAGATAACACGAACTTTATCGCCGTTTTTAAGTCCTAATTTTTTACCATCAAGCGGATTGAGTTTTGTGACATCTTTTTCATTTTCATCACCTGGATCAACACTTTTTGTACTGTAATACCAAGGAGTATTTTGACTTCTTCCTTCACGATTAAGGCGTGAACGGTGGTCGATAAAAATGAATGGATACGTTGTTTCATCCCCATAGCGTACCGCTGGTTCATAGTGTGGTACAAAGAATTGCTCACCTTTAACCGTATAATTTGCAGCTTCAATGGCTTCATCAAGCGTCATTTTATGCTTATCAGCATGGTTTTGCATTCCCGCTTTAAGCGTTTCACTGAAAAACTCAAATTTATGGGTTGCTGTATGGAAATGACCGATTTTTTCGCCAATTTTGTAGCGTTTTGTTTTCCAAATGCCTTTTTCAAGTAACTCAGCCCAGCTATTTATCGTATCACCTTTGCTATTACTGCTACCATCCCAACAAGGTTTAGTGAAGAATTTTGTTGCAAAAAAATCAAATTCCTCAGCGGTTTCAGGTGTTTTGCCAGTTTCTGGGTCTTTGAAATTCTCTTGATAATATTTCAGAGGTAAATCAAAACCTTTTTTTGCGAGTGCTTGAGCGAGCATAAATGGCACTTCTGTTTCATCTGTTTTGGCCTCCCCGTAAGGCTTGATAAGCGGTTGATGAACAGAGAGGTAGGCTGTCAAGTTTTGTTTATTTTTAGCAAATCCATAACGCTCAAGCATGTGCATCTTTGCTGGTAATACGATGTCTGCAAACATTGTCATCTCTGCAATATTGGTTGTAATATGGGCAAAGAATGGTAATTTTGACATTGCTTCTTCCCATTGTTTTGTTCCCATAGAAGAGAAGACCCAGTTGTTCCAATAACCAATTGCCATTTTGATGTCATACGGATCTTGATCAAGCATGGCTTGTGCAACCCTTGAGGTACACACAAATCCACCCGATTTCATGTGCTCAAGTGCAGGAAACCCTTTGGTTCCTCGCTGATCGATTTTTGGTTTTTTCAAACTGTCAGCAAAACGAGGATCAATGTAAGGCTTCACATCAGGTGTTTTAGCAGTTGGTGCTGAACCTTGTTGCAAGATACCGCCAACGGAATCAACGGAGCCTACAAGTCCATTAAGAGCATGGCATGCAAAGGAAGAGATGCCTCCTCTTATTTGCATAGAAGCGCCTGGACTTGTCCATGAAATGGCTCTATTGCCAGCTTCCGCAAATTCACGAGCTACTTCACGAATCTCTTTGGCGCTAATACCCGTAATTGGCTCCGCCCACTCAGGAGTACGATCTTTCAGCTCTAAATTCCACCATGCAACAACACCATTGGTATGAATTTCATTAAAGACTACAGGAATCTTTTTATCTTCGACAATAATTTCTGTTGGAACTTCTTGTCCTACAACAAAATAGTTGACTTTATCGGCAAAATCACCTACAAAATCTCTGTTCCATTTGCCCTCAGAAAGAATAACATGTGCAATGGCAATAGCGAGTGCTCCATCGGTTCCTGGAATAATAGGTAACCAACGATGTGATTTAGCTCCCGTAGCGGATAGACGAGGATCAATCGTCGTGATTTTAGCTCTATCTTTAACATTTCCAAATTGGTTGATAAACCACGGTGTTTGACGATTTGATGCAACCATATCTGAACTCCAACCCAAAATATAACGAGTGTTTTGAAGATCAAAGTCAGCATACGCCGGATAGCCCTCAGATTGTTCGCGTCCAAACTCTTCGGCATCAGCACATAAAGCACTGTGTGAAATGTTATTTGGGCTACCAATGAGTTTTGGAAATGTTCCATACATGATTTCATTCATACCAGTGTAACGACCACGGGTTAAAAGGAATTTGTGTGTTTCGCCTGCATTAATAAGTTCCATAATTTTATCGGCGATGGTATTGATCGCTTCATCCCATGAAATAGGTACAAATTTAGGATCAATACCTCTTCCTTTTTTAGGATTGGTTCGTTTTAGTGGTGTTTTAACACGATCAGGATCGTACACTTGTTGCAATGCTAAATGTGGACGTGGACAAATGCGTCCACCACTTGGTGAGTTGGGATTGCCTCTGACTTTAATGACTTTGCCATCAACCACAAGTCCTTGAATGCTACACCAACTT encodes the following:
- a CDS encoding EAL domain-containing protein — its product is MYNFQLLLHNYAFNENDVRILKELSPLARTNVDDFLILFYKRIFTFEHASHFLSNDTIIQRHRRKIRAWFLRLFNGIYDEAYFEMLHRISQTHVRIALPNHYVNAALHVVRSFLREMLISHQRIDALKSVDKLIDMHIDALSGIYNATEQTDILKTIKTIHQSLHKEGKGVIPYVQPIFNTRTLQLDKYECLMRIKDVNEIILPFKFIEIAQKTGLYCDLSRLMMSKVLDFFSEREEAFNINLSFEDVNEYMTKDFLEKRLSTFTRPSRITFEILESQSFDNTKALEEFIVMVRSYGCQIAIDDFGTGFSNFDHILSLSPNSLKIDGSLIKDIDHNTMHYDIVENIHHLAHKLGIATVAEYVHSKAVLQKVQAIGIDYAQGFYLGIPQEIGTITCKTSNSN
- a CDS encoding methyl-accepting chemotaxis protein is translated as MEQQTEIFEEFNEKNQEYIRIALPLKAEISCLRCHVNVKEGDVLGVSELIISTQTSKENITYAKMRIVFFMALAVALILVIFLLFFKKEIFGVIEKLRIMVYNVAKGDRDLTRRLEIKQYDELGTVSSLINEFLSKIQETLHAVKKSSSLNLESAEELTQIATSLVGKIASQIEAIAHVHSSIMAIRTETSESYALSKTSSLTLQEARVSLNKLFLELETSVGNIQKDSQHERELALKTSNLTAHAKQIKIVLEAIEDIASQTNLLSLNAAIEAARAGEHGHGFAVVADEVRKLAEKTQTSLEEISSVVHAITSGILEISSEIQKSSENAITISSNSQALITEARKSDEKLSFAVQNAEKTMHKSSQAMHHIESLVEIAHTMVDVAEETKETSLMFQSISREQAQKSDHLKMTLQSFRTQNGH
- a CDS encoding ribbon-helix-helix protein, CopG family, giving the protein MKRLIVTLSLDEKRAVTHQAKTLGLSRSTLMLKALTHYLKNHARTRALRKQSIKRRKSWKS
- a CDS encoding ParA family protein, which produces MIISVINKKGGVGKTPISFSLAKDLGYYLQSNDNSVIESIYPDMAKISSSPEIIDNCVYDFGGFVSSGVLPILKASSAILIPTSNDYNSILRTVETIEEIQPLNENLFILVTKTEKESDFETVKNAISQHFDNLEFFELRLSKAFKNTIETGLSLTELYNETPLSKCAYKTVYQQYKSILDLFKGE
- a CDS encoding nucleotidyltransferase family protein — protein: MSREDILSFLQTHKDELYQKYSVTRIGLFGSYAKGTATNESDVDVIVQLDKPNLLTLSAIRQELQESFKTPVDVIRLRETMNPFLKQQITQEAIYV
- a CDS encoding HepT-like ribonuclease domain-containing protein, whose product is MSNILVLETLKQIANAAERILLRFSKVPSLDYFLKNDEGLEKLDAFCMQLIAIGESLKHIDKLTNNSLLKNYPEIDWKAVKGMRDIITHHYFDLDAEAVYDVCQNDIKPLLDAINRILEDVEK
- a CDS encoding 4Fe-4S dicluster domain-containing protein; translation: MAKKYGMIIDLHRCVGCGACDLACKSENNTPDGIDWASHKIETYGVFPKVTYTHTPTLCNHCEDAPCVRVCPTQAMHKTEEGFVVHDPSLCIGCKSCMLADPYGVIFFNKEHAFLDYVTDDSSIVKGGTFSKKELSDKSKAPFPNFNAARGAGGYEAVRRKGAVEKCTFCNHRVAQGLAPACVVACPADARIFGDLNDEKSQIATTLKANKPTVLLPEKGTKPKVFYIRSYN
- a CDS encoding molybdopterin-dependent oxidoreductase, translated to MSINRRDFLKTTAGTAAVASTISIFPEEVEAKTGELGYEGEAGKWVASTCQGCTSWCSIQGLVVDGKVIKVRGNPNSPSGGRICPRPHLALQQVYDPDRVKTPLKRTNPKKGRGIDPKFVPISWDEAINTIADKIMELINAGETHKFLLTRGRYTGMNEIMYGTFPKLIGSPNNISHSALCADAEEFGREQSEGYPAYADFDLQNTRYILGWSSDMVASNRQTPWFINQFGNVKDRAKITTIDPRLSATGAKSHRWLPIIPGTDGALAIAIAHVILSEGKWNRDFVGDFADKVNYFVVGQEVPTEIIVEDKKIPVVFNEIHTNGVVAWWNLELKDRTPEWAEPITGISAKEIREVAREFAEAGNRAISWTSPGASMQIRGGISSFACHALNGLVGSVDSVGGILQQGSAPTAKTPDVKPYIDPRFADSLKKPKIDQRGTKGFPALEHMKSGGFVCTSRVAQAMLDQDPYDIKMAIGYWNNWVFSSMGTKQWEEAMSKLPFFAHITTNIAEMTMFADIVLPAKMHMLERYGFAKNKQNLTAYLSVHQPLIKPYGEAKTDETEVPFMLAQALAKKGFDLPLKYYQENFKDPETGKTPETAEEFDFFATKFFTKPCWDGSSNSKGDTINSWAELLEKGIWKTKRYKIGEKIGHFHTATHKFEFFSETLKAGMQNHADKHKMTLDEAIEAANYTVKGEQFFVPHYEPAVRYGDETTYPFIFIDHRSRLNREGRSQNTPWYYSTKSVDPGDENEKDVTKLNPLDGKKLGLKNGDKVRVISMFGTIESEIKLWEGIRPGTVAKCYGQGHWAYGRVGSEIFGSKPRGGNNNDLYCYDWERLSGSNPRHGGHTRVKIEKI